The Longimicrobiaceae bacterium genomic sequence GCGCACCGCCTCCCCGGCGATGCGCCCCGCCGCGGCCTGGCCGTCGGCGGGAGTCCAGCGGCCCACGGGGAGCGCGGTCCCCGGGCCGTCCCATCCCTCCGGCCCCACCACGGTCCATTCCGCCAGCCCCGCGACCTCCGGGTCCTCCAGCGCGCTGCGGGCCACCTCCGGGCCGATTCCGCGCGGGTCGCCCAGGGTGACCGCGATCCGGGGGAGGCTCACCAGCGCTCCGCCGTGCGCTCTTCGCGCAGCACGCGGTACATCTCCTTCGCCGCCTTCTTCGAGGTGCTCTTTCCCGGGAGCACCTCCAGCTCCAGCTCCAGCGTCCGGGCCGGGTAGCGGACCTCGAGCCGCGCGCCCGGGACCACCTCGTCCGCGGGGCGTGCCTTCCGCCCGTTCAGGGAGACCGCCCCCGCGTCGCACGCCGTCTTGGCCTCGTTGCGGCTGCGAGTGAGGCAGAGGCGGTGCAGGAGGACGTCCAGCCGGAGCCCCTCCGCCATCTCAGAGCCGGACGTCCACGAAGGTGCGGTCCCGCAGCTCGGCGAAAACCTGCTGCTGGATCTTCTGCTGCTGGATGGACTCGCGGATCTGCTCGCGGAACTCCTCCAGCGTGAACTCGCCGGCCTCGCGCCGCTCGTTCACCTTCACCACCACCCAGCCCGCGCCGCCGGTGCCGCCCTCCACCTGCAGGGGGCCCACCACGGACCCGGCCGTGGCGCCCTGCACCACGGGGGCGTACGCCGGGGGGAGCCGGTCGAGCGGGACGTCCTCCGCGAAGCGCTGGTCGGACGGGGTGTTGTACCGCTCGGCCAGGACGCTCATGCTCGCCCC encodes the following:
- a CDS encoding S4 domain-containing protein — encoded protein: MAEGLRLDVLLHRLCLTRSRNEAKTACDAGAVSLNGRKARPADEVVPGARLEVRYPARTLELELEVLPGKSTSKKAAKEMYRVLREERTAERW